Proteins co-encoded in one Populus trichocarpa isolate Nisqually-1 chromosome 10, P.trichocarpa_v4.1, whole genome shotgun sequence genomic window:
- the LOC7492941 gene encoding uncharacterized protein LOC7492941 isoform X2, giving the protein MAQSLELLLIQFLMPDNDARRQAEEQIKRLAKDPQVVPALAQHLRTAKTPNVRQLAAVLLRKKVTGHWAKLPPQLKLLVKQSLIESITMEHSPPVRKASANVVSIIAKYAVPAGEWPDLLPFLFQCSQSAQEDHREVALILFSSLTETIGNAFQPHLAGLQALLLKCLQDDTSNRVRVAALKAVGSFIEFTNDGDEAIKFRQFIPSILNVARQCLSSGDEDVAIIAFEIFDELIESPAPLLGDSVKSIVQFSLEVCSSQNLESNTRHQAIQIISWLAKYKHGSLKKYNLVIPILQVMCPLLAESADADEDDDLAPDRAAAEVIDTMALNLSKHVFPTVFEFASLSSQSANPKFREASVTALGVVSEGCLELMKDKLESVLHIVLGALRDPEQMVRGAASFALGQFAEHLQPEIVSHYGSVLPCILNALEDASDEVKEKSYYALAAFCEDMGEEILPFLDPLMGKLLAALQNSPRNLQDTCMSAIGSVATAAEQAFIPYAERVLELMKSFMVLTNDEDLRSRARATELVGIVAMSAGRARMEPILLPFMEAAISGFGLEFSELREYTHGFFSNVAEIMDDSFTQYLPHVVPLAFASCNLDDGSAVDIIESDDENINGFGGVSSDDEAHDEPRVRNISVRTGVLDEKAAATQALGLFALHTKSSYAPYLEQTLKILVRHSGYFHEDVRLQAIIALKSILTAAHALFQSQNAQQEKAREMLDTVMDIYIKTMTGDDDKEVVAQACTSVADIIKDYGYAAIEPYMSRLVDATLVLLKEESACQQLEDDSDMDDDDTEHDEVLMDAVSDLLPAFAKSMGSHFAPIFANLFEPLMKFAKASRPLQDRTMVVACLAEVAQDMGAPIRVMPLAIKELASSDATNRRNAAFCVGELCKNGGESTLKYYGDILRGLFPLFGEPEPDDAVRDNAAGAVARMIMAHPQAVPLNQVLPVFLKVLPLKEDHEESMAVYSCVSTLVLSSNQQILALVPELVNLFAQVVVSPVETAEVKAQVGRAFAHLISLYGHQMQPLLSNLSPAHASALGAFAPKS; this is encoded by the exons ATGGCACAGTCACTTGAATTGCTGCTGATTCAATTCTTGATGCCAGACAACGATGCCAGAAGGCAAGCCGAGGAGCAAATTAAGAGGTTAGCCAAAGATCCTCAAGTGGTCCCAGCCCTTGCTCAACACCTTCGCACCGCCAAAACTCCCAATGTCCGCCAGCTCGCCGCCGTGCTCCTCCGCAAGAAGGTCACGGGGCACTGGGCTAAACTCCCTCCTCAACTCAAACTCCTTGTCAAACAATCTCTCATTGAAAGCATCACCATGGAACACag TCCTCCAGTGAGGAAAGCGAGTGCGAATGTGGTGAGTATAATTGCGAAATATGCAGTTCCGGCTGGAGAATGGCCTGATTTGTTGCCCTTTTTGTTTCAATGTAGTCAAAGTGCACAGGAAGATCATAGAGAA GTGGCATTGATCCTTTTCAGCTCTTTAACTGAAACTATTGGGAATGCATTTCAACCTCATCTTGCTGGTTTGCAAGCTCTTTTGCTCAAGTGTTTGCAGGATGATACTAGCAACCGTGTTAGAGTTGCTGCTCTCAA GGCAGTGGGatcttttattgaatttacAAATGACGGGGATGAAGCG ATCAAATTTCGCCAGTTCATTCCCAGCATTTTAAATGTGGCTAGACAATGCCTTTCATCTGGTGACGAGGATGTTGCAATAATTGCTTTCGAAATCTTTGATGAACTGATTGAATCTCCTGCACCTCTTCTTGGAGACTCTGTTAAATCCATTGTGCAGTTCTCTCTTGAAGTTTGTTCTAGTCAAAATTTGGAGTCCAACACACGTCATCAG GCTATTCAGATAATTTCATGGCTGGCAAAGTACAAACACGGTTCCCTGAAAAAGTATAACCTGGTCATCCCCATTCTGCAAGTGATGTGCCCCTTGCTTGCAGAATCAGCTGAtgctgatgaagatgatgatcttGCTCCTGATCGAGCAGCTGCAGAAGTCATTGACACCATGGCTTTGAACCTCTCAAAGCATGTCTTTCCCACTGTCTTTGAGTTTGCTTCCTTAAGCAGTCAGAGCGCAAATCCAAAGTTCCGGGAAGCTTCTGTTACAGCTTTAGGTGTTGTTTCAGAGGGTTGTCTGGAgttgatgaaagataaattggAATCTGTTCTTCATATTGTTTTAGGGGCTTTGAGGGATCCAGAACAAATGGTTAGAGGGGCTGCATCATTTGCCTTGGGTCAATTTGCTGAGCATTTGCAGCCTGAAATTGTGTCTCACTATGGAAGTGTTCTTCCCTGCATTTTAAATGCTCTTGAGGATGCATCTGATGAAGTAAAG GAAAAGTCGTACTACGCGTTAGCAGCATTTTGTGAGGACATGGGTGAAGAAATTCTTCCTTTCCTTGATCCTTTGATGGGGAAGCTACTTGCAGCCCTCCAAAATAGCCCTCGTAATTTGCAGGATACATGCATG TCTGCAATTGGTTCAGTTGCAACTGCTGCTGAGCAAGCTTTCATTCCTTATGCTGAAAGGGTTCTTGAGTTAATGAAATCCTTCATGGTGCTTACCAATGATGAGGATCTCCGATCACGAGCAAGGGCTACTGAGCTTGTAGGAATAGTTGCCATGTCTGCTGGGAGAGCGAGGATGGAACCGATTCTTCTCCCTTTCATGGAAGCTGCAATTTCT GGTTTTGGATTGGAGTTCAGCGAGCTTCGGGAGTATACTCATGGATTCTTTAGCAATGTAGCAGAAATAATGGATGATAGCTTTACACAG TATCTTCCTCATGTTGTACCCCTGGCATTCGCTTCCTGCAATCTTGATGATGGTTCTGCGGTGGACATCATTGAATCTGATGATGAAAATATCAATGGATTTGGTGGAGTCTCATCTGATGATGAAGCTCATGATGAACCAAGAGTTCGGAATATCAGTGTTAGAACAGGAGTGTTGGATGAAAAGGCAGCTGCAACTCAAGCACTTGGCTTATTTGCACTTCACACAAAGAGTTCTTATGCCCC ctATTTGGAGCAGACATTAAAGATTCTGGTGAGACATTCAGGGTATTTCCATGAAGATGTTCGGCTTCAGGCTATCATTGCTTTGAAAT CTATTCTGACTGCAGCACATGCACTCTTCCAGAGTCAAAAT GCCCAACAGGAAAAAGCAAGAGAAATGCTTG ATACTGTGATGGATATTTACATCAAGACTATGACTGGAGATGATGACAAGGAAGTAGTTGCTCAAGCGTGTACAAGTGTGGCAGACATCATTAAGGATTATGGTTATGCAGCTATTGAACCTT ATATGTCTCGGCTTGTTGATGCAACTTTGGTATTACTTAAAGAGGAGTCAGCTTGTCAGCAACTGGAAGATGATAGTGAtatggatgatgatgatacgGAACATGATGAAGTGCTTATGGATGCAGTTTCTGATCTTCTTCCTGCATTTGCAAAGTCCATGGGTTCTCATTTTGCACCCATCTTTGCTAACCTATTTGAGCCTTTGATGAAATTTGCG AAAGCTTCACGCCCTCTGCAAGATCGAACTATGGTGGTTGCTTGCCTTGCAGAAGTTGCTCAGGACATGGGTGCCCCAATT AGGGTGATGCCCTTGGCGATCAAAGAACTTGCTTCATCAGATGCAACTAACAGGAGGAATGCTGCATTTTGTGTTGGAGAATTGTGCAAAAATGGCGGGGAGTCAACTTTGAA ATATTATGGTGATATATTGCGTGGACTCTTCCCTTTATTTGGAGAGCCTGAGCCAGATGATGCTGTTAGGGATAATGCAGCTGGTGCAGTTGCAAGGATGATAATGGCACATCCCCAGGCTGTCCCATTAAATCAG GTTCTTCCTGTTTTCCTGAAAGTTCTCCCACTGAAAGAAGATCATGAAGAGTCCATGGCTGTCTACAGTTGTGTCTCTACTCTCGTTTTGTCATCCAATCAACAG ATCCTTGCACTTGTTCCAGAGCTGGTCAATCTTTTTGCTCAGGTTGTGGTTTCTCCAGTTGAAACTGCTGAAGTCAAGGCTCAAGTTGGAAGAGCTTTTGCACACCTGATTTCACTCTATGGCCATCAAATGCAACCTCTATTAAGTAACCTATCGCCTGCACATGCTAGTGCTTTAGGTGCATTTGCCCCCAAAAGCTGA